One segment of Mastomys coucha isolate ucsf_1 unplaced genomic scaffold, UCSF_Mcou_1 pScaffold23, whole genome shotgun sequence DNA contains the following:
- the Keap1 gene encoding kelch-like ECH-associated protein 1 — MQEPKPSGAPRGSQFLPLWSKCPEGSGDAVMYASTECKAEVTPSQDGNRTFSYTLEDHTKQAFSIMNELRLSQQLCDVTLQVKYEDIPAAQFMAHKVVLASSSPVFKAMFTNGLREQGMEVVSIEGIHPKVMERLIEFAYTASISVGEKCVLHVMNGAVMYQIDSVVRACSDFLVQQLDPSNAIGIANFAEQIGCTELHQRAREYIYMHFGEVAKQEEFFNLSHCQLATLISRDDLNVRCESEVFHACIDWVKYDCPQRRFYVQALLRAVRCHALTPRFLQTQLQKCEILQADARCKDYLVQIFQELTLHKPTQAVPCRAPKVGRLIYTAGGYFRQSLSYLEAYNPTNGSWLRLADLQVPRSGLAGCVVGGLLYAVGGRNNSPEGNTDSSALDCYNPMTNQWSPCASMSVPRNRIGVGVIDGHIYAVGGSHGCIHHSSVERYEPERDEWHLVAPMLTRRIGVGVAVLNRLLYAVGGFDGTNRLNSAECYYPERNEWRMITPMNTIRSGAGVCVLHNCIYAAGGYDGQDQLNSVERFDVETETWTFVAPMKHRRSALGITVHQGRIYVLGGYDGHTFLDSVECYDPDSDTWSEVTRMTSGRSGVGVAVTMEPCRKQIDQQNCTC; from the exons ATGCAGGAACCCAAGCCTAGCGGGGCTCCCCGCGGCAGCCAGTTCCTGCCCCTGTGGTCAAAGTGCCCCGAGGGGTCAGGGGACGCAGTGATGTATGCCTCCACGGAGTGCAAGGCGGAGGTGACGCCCTCGCAGGATGGTAACCGAACCTTCAGCTACACACTTGAGGATCACACCAAGCAGGCTTTTAGCATCATGAACGAGCTTCGGCTGAGCCAGCAGCTCTGTGACGTGACCCTGCAGGTCAAATATGAGGACATCCCAGCTGCCCAATTCATGGCTCACAAAGTGGTGCTGGCCTCCTCCAGCCCGGTCTTTAAAGCCATGTTCACCAACGGGCTTCGGGAGCAGGGCATGGAGGTGGTGTCCATCGAAGGCATCCACCCTAAGGTCATGGAAAGGCTTATTGAGTTCGCCTACACCGCCTCCATCTCCGTGGGGGAGAAGTGTGTGCTGCATGTGATGAACGGGGCGGTCATGTACCAGATTGACAGTGTAGTCCGAGCCTGCAGCGACTTCCTCGTGCAGCAGCTGGACCCCAGCAATGCCATCGGCATCGCCAACTTCGCGGAGCAGATCGGCTGCACTGAACTGCACCAGCGTGCCCGGGAGTATATCTACATGCACTTCGGGGAG GTGGCCAAGCAGGAGGAGTTCTTCAACCTGTCACACTGCCAGCTGGCCACGCTCATCAGCCGTGATGATTTGAACGTGCGCTGCGAGTCCGAGGTGTTCCACGCGTGCATCGACTGGGTCAAATACGACTGCCCGCAGCGGCGCTTCTACGTGCAGGCACTGCTGCGGGCTGTGCGCTGCCATGCGCTCACGCCGCGCTTCCTGCAGACGCAGCTGCAGAAATGCGAGATCCTGCAGGCCGACGCGCGGTGCAAGGACTACCTGGTGCAGATCTTCCAGGAGCTTACACTGCACAAGCCCACGCAGGCGGTGCCCTGTCGCGCGCCCAAGGTGGGCCGCCTCATCTACACGGCCGGCGGTTACTTCCGACAGTCGCTCAGCTACCTGGAGGCCTACAACCCGACCAATGGCTCCTGGCTGCGCCTGGCAGACCTACAGGTGCCGCGCAGCGGGCTGGCAGGCTGCGTGGTGGGAGGGCTGTTGTACGCTGTGGGCGGCCGCAACAACTCTCCGGAAGGCAACACTGATTCCAGTGCCCTGGACTGCTACAACCCCATGACCAACCAGTGGTCACCCTGTGCCTCTATGAGCGTGCCACGCAACCGCATCGGTGTGGGGGTCATAGATGGCCACATCTACGCTGTCGGGGGTTCCCACGGCTGCATCCACCACAGCAGCGTGGAGAG ATATGAGCCAGAGCGGGACGAGTGGCACCTAGTCGCACCAATGTTGACACGGAGGATTGGCGTGGGCGTGGCAGTGCTCAATCGCTTGCTGTATGCAGTGGGGGGCTTCGATGGGACTAACCGGCTTAACTCAGCAGAGTGTTACTATCCAGAGAGGAATGAGTGGCGGATGATTACCCCAATGAATACCATCCGGAGTGGGGCCG GGGTCTGCGTGCTGCACAACTGTATCTATGCAGCAGGGGGCTACGATGGGCAGGACCAGCTGAACAGCGTGGAGCGTTTTGACGTGGAGACAGAGACCTGGACTTTCGTAGCCCCTATGAAACATCGCCGCAGTGCGCTGGGGATTACCGTGCACCAGGGCCGGATCTACGTCCTTG GAGGCTACGATGGCCACACTTTTCTGGACAGTGTGGAATGCTATGACCCAGACAGTGACACTTGGAGTGAGGTGACACGCATGACATCTGGCCGCAGCGGGGTGGGTGTTGCTGTTACCATGGAACCCTGTCGGAAACAAATTGATCAACAAAACTGTACCTGCTGA